The following are encoded in a window of Psilocybe cubensis strain MGC-MH-2018 chromosome 4, whole genome shotgun sequence genomic DNA:
- a CDS encoding Threonylcarbamoyl-AMP synthase, giving the protein MFLSRLRQIYARFMAPVEFTTQVMKCDPSNITFLPSSDEPYITSEETSEALKIASHRLVDLAQTVVFPTETVYGLGALALDASAAAKIFATKGRPPDNPLIVHVSSFSMLRSLLPPGYNIPKSYEVLMKHFWPGALTLLFPRNADMVPNIITAGQPSVAIRMPSHPVARALIATANAPLAAPSANTSGKPSPTRAEHVHRDLDGKVSLILDGGACGLGLESTVVDGLHADGNLRVLRPGGVTVEDLERVLRQEFHDIAHIPRVLVHKRDYADEQLESAPTTPGMKYRHYSPSVPVTLLLTLPSLSGSQPVVKLSDYVASQRRHHVNPETLKIGVLAPTDSKLWNEIDSIKDVEWAHFPLGSLAEPSVIAHNLFDGLLSLEQKGVHLMLIEEVEETKEGLAIMNRVRKAAGDSVRIALL; this is encoded by the coding sequence ATGTTCTTGTCTCGACTACGACAGATCTATGCACGGTTTATGGCTCCTGTCGAATTCACCACACAGGTTATGAAATGCGATCCATCGAACATAACGTTTCTCCCGTCTTCTGACGAGCCATACATAACATCCGAAGAAACTTCAGAGGCACTGAAAATTGCCTCGCATCGGCTGGTTGATTTGGCACAAACTGTAGTATTCCCAACGGAAACCGTATATGGACTTGGAGCTCTAGCGCTGGATGCTTCTGCAGCAGCCAAAATCTTTGCCACTAAAGGACGTCCTCCCGACAATCCGCTGATCGTTCACGTCTCTTCCTTCAGTATGCTGCGTTCCCTCCTTCCACCTGGATACAATATTCCGAAATCATACGAAGTTTTAATGAAGCATTTCTGGCCCGGTGCACTAACACTTCTATTCCCTCGCAACGCCGACATGGTACCCAACATCATCACTGCTGGCCAGCCCTCTGTGGCCATTCGAATGCCTTCACATCCAGTGGCCCGAGCCTTGATCGCTACTGCCAATGCGCCACTCGCCGCTCCCAGCGCCAATACATCAGGGAAACCAAGTCCAACACGAGCAGAACACGTTCACCGCGATCTAGACGGGAAAGTAAGTCTCATACTCGACGGCGGTGCTTGTGGTCTAGGTTTGGAAAGTACTGTTGTCGACGGTTTACACGCAGATGGGAACTTGCGTGTATTAAGGCCTGGTGGAGTCACAGTTGAAGACCTAGAAAGGGTCTTACGCCAGGAGTTTCATGACATCGCCCATATACCAAGAGTCCTGGTGCATAAACGCGACTATGCTGACGAGCAGCTTGAAAGTGCACCAACGACTCCTGGTATGAAATACCGCCATTACTCTCCTTCCGTTCCGGTTACCCTTCTCTTAACTCTCCCCAGCCTATCTGGATCACAACCAGTAGTTAAGCTCTCAGATTACGTGGCTTCTCAGCGGAGGCACCATGTTAATCCAGAAACTCTCAAAATCGGTGTACTGGCACCCACGGACTCTAAACTCTGGAACGAAATAGACTCGATAAAAGACGTAGAATGGGCCCATTTCCCTTTGGGAAGTCTAGCTGAACCTTCAGTCATTGCACACAATCTATTTGATGGCTTGTTGAGCCTAGAGCAGAAAGGAGTTCACTTGATGTTAATAGAAGAAGTAGAGGAAACCAAAGAAGGTCTTGCGATCATGAATCGGGTCCGGAAGGCTGCTGGCGATTCTGTACGGATCGCATTGTTGTAG
- a CDS encoding Single-stranded DNA-binding protein rim1, mitochondrial: MLSAIRVSAARSFTARSFSSSSRASDLSKLTLIGNLARDPEARLTKNDKEYITYTVAVRNSGPPPGPDGERTRGSTTYHRVLSFNDGSNKYLRTLKKGSRIYCETTFELKEPAPDADPSTPQGQRQIFLRHESLKVISTPKPQEHSEESTEDRSFV; the protein is encoded by the exons ATGCTCTCCGCAATTCGTGTATCTGCCGCGCGCTCTTTTACTGCTCGT TCCTTTTCTTCGTCCAGTCGCGCAAGTGACCTCTCCAAATTGACGCTGATTGGTAACCTTGCGAGAGACCCAGAGGCCCGTCTGACCAAAAACGACAAAGAATACATAAC ATATACGGTCGCTGTTAGGAATTCAGGCCCACCTCCTGGTCCAGACGGAg AGCGTACCCGTGGCTCCACCACTTACCACAGGGTTCTTTCCTTCAACGATGGCTCTAACAAATATCTTCGTACTTTGAAAAAGGGTAGTCGAATCTATTGCGAAACAACCTTCGAATTGAAAGAGCCAGCTCCTGATGCCGACCCATCCACTCCACAAGGACAACGTCAAATCTTCCTTCGACATG AGTCCCTCAAAGTAATCTCTACTCCCAAGCCCCAGGAACATAGCGAGGAGTCGACTGAAGACCGGTCCTTTGTCTAA
- a CDS encoding HBS1-like protein yields MAQRSATSSRASTPVGSPAKGPKKAPSVGTSTPLRKASNDQQNLDMAGLNLNENVDVSSTIAEEPPKMILARDKVLEEAKRLLDAESANGKKGISLVVIGHVDAGKSTLMGRLLYELGKLDEKTRRANERGSDKIGKSSFSWAWGLDGTVEERERGITMDVALQSLETPHRQITILDAPGHKDFIPNMISGASQADCALLVVDATTGEFESGFQKGGQTREHLLLVRSLGVAQVIVAVNKLDQVEWSRARYEEICEELRPFLIQSGFQPSKTKFVPVGAVQGINLVGRDKVLGAQLSEWYKGPTLVDLLDVLVPPARDIISPLRVPISNISKRQNLGASVSGRLCGGVVQVGEKLRVLPGDETAIVKGIDIEDQSVPWAASGSNVVLHLTAIDPVHLHTGSVLCPPTDLVPLAVVFTARIIVFDIQVPITAGTSVELYHHSRDVPATTSKLITTIDRATGKAIKSNPRVLTKNTSAEVEITLRGTKVSGSTMTTRGIAIEPFAVNKDMGRILIRRGGETIAAGVVLEIIG; encoded by the exons ATGGCTCAGAGATCTGCTACTAGTTCGCGTGCTTCGACCCCGGTGGGATCTCCAGCCAAAGGCCCTAAGAAAGCACCTTCTGTTGGTACCTCGACGCCTCTCAGAAAGGCTTCGAACGATCAGCAGAatttggacatggcaggtTTGAATTTAAATGAGAACGTTGATGTATCTTCCACTATTGCAGAAGAACCCCCTAAAATGATCTTGGCCCGCGATAAAGTTCTAGAGGAAGCAAAGAGGTTGCTAGATGCTGAAAGCGCTAATGGGAAAAAGGGGATTAGCCTCGTAGTCATCG GCCATGTTGACGCCGGAAAATCTACCCTCATGGGTCGGCTTTTGTACGAGCTTGGAAAGCTCGATGAAAAAACAAGGCGGGCAAACGAACGAGGTAGCGACAAAATTGGAAAGAGTAGCTTTAGTTGGGCGTGGGGCCTCGATGGAACAGTTGAGGAACGAGAAAG AGGAATAACGATGGATGTTGCTTTGCAATCTTTAGAGACGCCTCATAGACAAATCACTATTCTTGATGCCCCGGGACATAAAGATTTTATCCCAAATATGATATCAGGAGCATCACAGGCAGATTGCGCCCTTCTCGTAGTCGATGCCACGACCGGCGAATTTGAATCCGGTTTCCAAAAAGGTGGACAAACTCGTGAACATCTGTTGCTAGTCAGGAGTCTAGGCGTGGCTCAAGTTATTGTAGCTGTCAATAAACTTGATCAG GTCGAATGGAGCAGGGCTCGCTATGAAGAAATATGCGAGGAACTACGTCCATTCCTCATACAGTCTGGTTTTCAGCCTTCGAAAACCAAGTTTGTACCCGTGGGTGCTGTCCAAGGCATAAACTTGGTCGGTCGGGACAAAGTATTAGGAGCACAATTGTCCGAATGGTATAAAGGACCCACACTGGTTGATCTTCTTG ATGTGTTAGTGCCTCCTGCCAGAGATATTATTTCTCCGTTGAGAGTCCCGATATCAAATATCTCAAAGAGGCAAAACCTTGGCGCTTCTGTCTCAGGCAGGCTCTGCGGTGGGGTCGTCCAGGTAGGCGAAAAGTTGAGAGTCTTGCCCGGAGACGAGACAGCTATAGTCAAAG GCATTGATATCGAAGATCAGTCTGTACCATGGGCTGCATCTGGGTCAAACGTTGTACTGCACCTGACTGCCATAGACCCTGTCCATCTTCATACTGGCAGTGTCCTCTGTCCTCCGACAGATCTTGTACCTTTGGCCGTCGTATTTACTGCCAGAATTATTGTATTCGATATTCAGGTCCCAATCACTGCTGGAACTTCC GTGGAACTCTATCATCACTCGCGCGATGTTCCTGCAACAACATCCAAATTAATTACTACTATTGACCGCGCTACTGGGAAAGCTATTAAATCCAATCCTCG TGTATTAACCAAGAATACTTCGGCTGAAGTCGAGATTACCTTGCGTGGCACAAAAGTGTCGGGATCTACAATGACAACCCGTGGGATAGCAATAGAGCCTTTTGCCGTCAATAAAGATATGGGTAGAATTTTGATCAGAAGAGGTGGTGAAACAATTGCGGCAG GTGTTGTCCTCGAGATAATCGGATAG
- a CDS encoding Signal transduction protein MDG1 — MTVPDLHQVTFVWPHPEPESVIVTGTFDEVCKTDVNEPATSQLISSQWSGSTPLTKTATGFEGTAGIPWGQKIKYKFIVDGEWVTHEDQPTETDPGGFVNNVYTAPSKPVDEATVAPTASDSDSIPVKDEAEPTENGHATNANGAALAEVAPPADLSAQVQPVESEPTKPDVAEASPTEEDKVVSEASDKPTNTSATDSQSSADPPSTESTPDDVASGVGAADNTAVVVEPVNTQKISIPIPNVDDAFNVPEDSQTAPNTAAPQSALSTNTVYYDAESPLSPVAPIVPILIVPVNAAENNTVAPSEQEVVPAPVAEVAVAETAVPEPGLEAATPVAEELAAEKVAVSPEPGVPAVEVVPEPAPQTAASSEEAAKVEETPVEKAVEVPMPTDSAVESEADATPTATEEASTIVESQPEVTEEVVPEPEAVKEVDTVATEPESEADASTKTSEPVAVADSDPVAKEAEPVTTLEETKPEPAAAAEEAKPEPVVAVEEAKPEPVVAVEEPEPAVAVEEVKPDPTTSEKAASESADIGSKEVDTAVAEEVVAPAPVEAGPTETISEHETPVVATEAPVVPAVEETIAPVSEEQAAPSEDVAPTVEDSASPVETGEPSAPADVVAEVKAEEPTSSEAAPTTDIAVEEPIPKVTAEEPIPQEEPEVKVEEPVTSEPEPAPVVEATPEVEADEVAVTATSKPEPEPTPVPAQLPVPGLLASAAIQNHLAEIKANEETVAAAAPESSEPAVEEASEEKKGTDQVDSAAGVIADKEEVLTPTVIEVPEPTPVAETKPEVVPAEPVSAPEAAETKEEVAIPVVEETVVPPVDAVVAEHSSAAPPVVEETVVPPAIVHAVDESITTPAIEEPLTATAAAADSPPAVAEVSASEAKTPAATESKVVEVSSPTPVPEAPVSESVPAPTKVEEPEIVSVPKEDAPAAEVKAEEKPATSNGTPVTPAKVEEPFPSESKDSPPSSNVNTVRKKRTSIFGKIKNLFSSDKEEKKEKK; from the exons ATGACTGTCCCTGACCTCCACCAGGTTACTTTTGTCTG GCCGCATCCCGAGCCCGAATCCGTCATTGTCACTGGTACTTTCGACGAGGTTTGTAAGACCGATGTAAACGAGCCGGCGACGTCTCAGCTTATCTCTTCTCAGTGGTCTGGGTCCACACCGCTCACCAAAACCGCTACTGGTTTTGAGGGCACCGCAGGCATTCCCTGGGGCCAAAAGATCAAGTACAAGTTTATCGTGGACGGCGAATGGGTCACCCACGAGGACCAGCCAACAGAGACAGACCCCGGAGGTTTCGTCAATAATGTGTATACCGCGCCCTCAAAGCCTGTGGACGAGGCCACTGTCGCTCCAACTGcctccgactccgactccaTCCCCGTCAAAGATGAGGCTGAACCCACAGAAAACGGTCACGCTACCAACGCTAACGGCGCTGCTCTGGCAGAGGTCGCGCCCCCAGCAGATCTATCTGCACAAGTTCAGCCAGTAGAGTCTGAGCCGACCAAGCCTGACGTTGCTGAGGCCTCTCCGACCGAAGAGGATAAGGTCGTATCCGAAGCCTCAGATAAGCCTACGAACACTTCTGCAACTGATTCCCAGTCGTCTGCTGACCCCCCAAGCACCGAATCTACACCAGACGACGTGGCTTCTGGTGTTGGAGCCGCTGATAACACCGCGGTTGTTGTAGAACCTGTTAACACTCAAAAG ATTTCCATCCCAATCCCCAACGTCGACGACGCCTTCAATGTCCCAGAAGACTCCCAGACGGCTCCCAACACAGCTGCACCCCAGTCTGCACTCTCGACGAATACCGTGTATTACGACGCCGAGTCACCTTTATCACCTGTTGCTCCCATTGTGCCTATTCTCATCGTTCCAGTCAACGCTGCTGAAAACAACACGGTCGCTCCTTCGGAGCAGGAGGTTGTTCCGGCTCCTGTCGCCGAAGTGGCTGTAGCTGAAACGGCAGTTCCAGAGCCTGGACTTGAAGCTGCTACACCTGTTGCTGAAGAGCTTGCTGCCGAAAAAGTCGCTGTTTCTCCGGAACCTGGTGTTCCCGCTGTTGAAGTCGTCCCAGAACCCGCTCCCCAGACTGCTGCGTCATCCGAAGAAGCCGCAAAAGTAGAGGAAACCCCAGTGGAGAAAGCTGTAGAGGTTCCTATGCCTACGGATTCAGCAGTCGAGTCTGAAGCTGATGCCACGCCTACGGCTACCGAAGAAGCATCGACCATTGTCGAGTCTCAACCAGAAGTTACTGAAGAGGTCGTCCCTGAGCCTGAAGCTGTCAAGGAAGTTGATACGGTCGCGACTGAACCCGAGTCTGAAGCCGATGCTTCAACAAAGACTTCTGAGCCAGTCGCTGTGGCAGACTCAGACCCTGTAGCTAAGGAAGCCGAGCCTGTTACTACCCTAGAGGAAACAAAGCCTgagcctgctgctgctgcagaAGAAGCGAAGCCTGagcctgttgttgctgtaGAGGAGGCGAAGCCCGagcctgttgttgctgtaGAGGAGCCTGAGCCTGCTGTTGCTGTAGAAGAGGTTAAACCCGATCCTACAACTTCAGAAAAGGCGGCCTCAGAATCTGCTGATATTGGCAGCAAAGAAGTCGATACAGCTGTCGCAGAAGAAGTTGTTGCTCCTGCGCCAGTTGAAGCTGGACCCACAGAAACCATTTCTGAACATGAAACTCCTGTCGTAGCTACAGAAGCGCCTGTTGTACCCGCTGTTGAAGAAACAATCGCACCCGTTTCCGAAGAGCAAGCAGCACCTTCGGAAGATGTTGCACCCACAGTTGAGGACTCAGCTTCGCCCGTCGAAACTGGAGAGCCGTCTGCGCCTGCTGATGTTGTCGCTGAAGTTAAAGCAGAGGAACCTACCTCATCCGAAGCTGCTCCTACTACCGACATTGCTGTCGAAGAACCTATACCCAAAGTCACAGCGGAGGAGCCTATACCACAGGAGGAACCAGAGGTGAAGGTGGAAGAGCCTGTTACCAGTGAGCCTGAGCCCGCTCCTGTCGTAGAAGCAACGCCCGAGGTCGAAGCTGATGAAGTTGCCGTAACTGCCACATCGAAacctgagcctgagcccaCACCCGTTCCTGCACAACTTCCTGTACCTGGCCTTCTTGCATCAGCTGCTATCCAAAACCACCTCGCTGAGATCAAAGCTAATGAGGAgactgttgctgctgctgccccaGAAAGCTCAGAGCCTGCTGTAGAGGAAGCAagcgaggagaagaaaggaacagaTCAAGTCGACTCTGCTGCAGGTGTAATTGCTGATAAGGAAGAAGTACTCACACCTACAGTCATCGAGGTTCCAGAGCCAACGCCTGTGGCTGAGACCAAACCCGAGGTGGTTCCAGCCGAGCCCGTGTCTGCTCCCGAAGCTGCAGAGACAAAGGAAGAGGTTGCTATTCCAGTGGTTGAGGAGACCGTTGTTCCCCCTGTTGATGCTGTCGTTGCTGAACATTCAAGCGCTGCGCCACCTGTGGTTGAGGAAACTGTTGTTCCACCTGCGATTGTGCATGCAGTCGATGAATCTATCACTACACCTGCGATTGAGGAACCTCTTACTGCAACTGCGGCTGCAGCAGATAGCCCGCCTGCTGTCGCTGAAGTATCTGCCTCCGAAGCGAAAACCCCTGCTGCCACTGAGTCTAAGGTAGTTGAGGTATCCAGCCCTACACCTGTTCCCGAAGCTCCAGTTTCCGAATCTGTCCCCGCTCCCACAAAGGTAGAAGAACCTGAAATTGTATCTGTACCAAAGGAGGATGCACCCGCCGCTGAGGTTAAGGCAGAAGAGAAACCTGCAACCAGCAATGGCACACCTGTGACACCCGCCAAAGTCGAAGAGCCATTCCCATCAGAGTCAAAAGATTCACCTCCATCTTCAAATGTGAACACAGTCCGCAAGAAGAGGACCTCTATTTTCGGAAAAATCAAGAATCTTTTCTCAAGTGAtaaggaggagaagaaagaaaagaaataa